Genomic DNA from Candidatus Dormiibacterota bacterium:
GAAGGCGCGGCCGAGCAGCAGCGGAAGGCAGAAGAACAGTGCCGAGACGACCACGTAGTAGAGGTCGCCGAGCCCGCTGTTCGGGCGCAGCGCGAGGATGCTCGGCAGGCTGAAGGGCTCCGCGTGCGCGGGATGCACCATCCCGAGGGCGATGCTGAGCACGCAGTAGAGGACGACGTCCTCCAGGACCGCCACCGACAGCACGATGCGCGCAAAGGCGGTGTGGATGATGCCGAGGTCGGTCATGATCTTCGAGATCACGGGGATGCTGGTGACCGCGACCGCGCACGCGAAGACCAGCACGAGCGCGGTGCGATCGTGCGCCGCACCGATCAGGTGGCCGGGGTCGTAGACGGCGAGGAATGCCAGTCCCGCGGCGAAGGGCACCAGGTTCCCGACCACCGCCACCCAGGTGATCGCCCGCCGCTCCCTGGAGCGCACCCGGGCTCGAAGCGCCGCGCCCGAGCAGAACATCAGCAGGAAGAGGCCGAGCTGGTACACGGCGCCGAGGAAGACACCCACCGCCGTACCCTGATGGAAGATGGCGCCCTGCCAGCCCGGGAGCAGGTGTCCGAACAGGGTGGGTCCGAGGATCAGGCCCCCGATGATCTCGCCCGCCACCCGAGGCTGGCGCAGCCGCGCGCACAGCTGGCCGCACAGGTGCGCCCCGGCCAGCAGCAGGATCAGCGCCAGCAGCAGACGCGTGGTGTCGGCGTTGCTGAGGCTCACGACACCGCTCGCACGGCGTCGAGAAGCACCTCGGAGAGCTCCGGACGGCAGACCAGCAGGTCGGGGAGGCTGGGGTCGGGCCGGTTGTACCGCAGCGGGGTCCCGTCCACGCGCGAGGCGTGGAACCCCGCGGCGAGGGCCACGCCGACGGGCGCGGCGGAGTCCCATTCGTACTGCCCGCCGGCATGCAGGTAGGCGTCGGCCTCGCCGAGGACCACGGCCGCGATCTTGGCGCCCGCGGAACCCATGGGGACGAGCCGTGCACCGAGGTGCTCCGCCACCCTGGTGGCGACATCGGGCGGCCGGGTCCGGCTGACCAGGATGCGAACCGGCGTCCCCGCCTCGGCGGCACGGCGGGACGGTGGCTGCGAGGTGGACAGCACCAGGCCACGACCGGGGAGGGCCACCGCGGCCGCGGCGATCTCGCCCTCCTCCCAGAGCGCCACGTGGACCGCCCAGTCCACCCGCCCCGGCTCACCGAACTCGCGCGTCCCGTCGAGCG
This window encodes:
- a CDS encoding cation:proton antiporter yields the protein MSLSNADTTRLLLALILLLAGAHLCGQLCARLRQPRVAGEIIGGLILGPTLFGHLLPGWQGAIFHQGTAVGVFLGAVYQLGLFLLMFCSGAALRARVRSRERRAITWVAVVGNLVPFAAGLAFLAVYDPGHLIGAAHDRTALVLVFACAVAVTSIPVISKIMTDLGIIHTAFARIVLSVAVLEDVVLYCVLSIALGMVHPAHAEPFSLPSILALRPNSGLGDLYYVVVSALFFCLPLLLGRAFLQRLAGRGGNLIQQSSPLAFQVMFLMSMTALALFVGVAAYFGAFVAGILSGELGDDHASVRAQETIRSFSFAFFIPLYFAVVGLRLNLLDHFDLGFFLVFLGYACVAKSVSVYAGARIAGEPPRQARNLSVALNARGGPAIVLASVAYDAGIINQGFFASLVMLALVTSVVAGSWLEMQRRNGVWEAELLGVPVAAPVPTRAGGLAEATP
- a CDS encoding 3'(2'),5'-bisphosphate nucleotidase CysQ, encoding MTVTLLPGRTTRSQDHDDAERLARDAGSLLTAIRHITTGRDLGALGDRCSQVLLAAEIGRRHPDDAVLSEEGVDDPGRLTARRVWIIDPLDGTREFGEPGRVDWAVHVALWEEGEIAAAAVALPGRGLVLSTSQPPSRRAAEAGTPVRILVSRTRPPDVATRVAEHLGARLVPMGSAGAKIAAVVLGEADAYLHAGGQYEWDSAAPVGVALAAGFHASRVDGTPLRYNRPDPSLPDLLVCRPELSEVLLDAVRAVS